CGTTCAACAGTAGCGCCAAGAGAATAATTTGCTTTGAATGAATCGGTGGCACTGCGTTTCACGGCGCCGACGATTTCCTTGCCAATCACATAGGCCCGGACATCGGCTATGTGCGGAACAACAGGCTGATAGAGGAGAGGGGTGTTAGTGTCCGGCTGATCTTGTGGCGATTCTACTAGCCACACTTCCTGACCGCCATGGCCGTCAGCGGTTTTAGCGATATAAGGGACCGCAAGCGGCGTTTTCTGTGTCGGGATCACCGGCACGCCGAGCAACTGCAGCAATTGATAGCTTTGCCATTTGTCGTTAGCGATGCGATTCACTTCTGCGCGGTTGATTAACCGGACACCGTGATCCTCTAAAAAACGCGCAGCGTTGGGCTTCCGAACGCGGAAAAAGACCGATTGACCGTGCATGCGCTTGAGCAATTCCTTGAGCCCGGACTCACTCCAGTCATCCCAAGTGAGCAGCTCAATCGGATAAAAGCGTTTTAAGTCGTCAATCCATGCCATATTGTGCTGTGCAGATGCAGTTTCATACAAAGCGATCATGACAAATCCTCGACAATATAGCGAATCATCGCATCGCCGACGTTAATGCCGGTGACATTAAGGATATTGCGAATATGTGCCGCAGCATTGACCTCGCAGACGAGCGTCTCGTCGTTCGGACCGTAGAGCAAATCAACGCCGGCAAATACTGCCCCGACGGCTTGAGCCGCATTTAGGGCGAGTTGCTGTTGCTCGGACGTCAACTCGACGGGGAACGCACGGCCGCCATTGGTGATGTTCGCACGGAAATCGGTATCAGACTGGCGCTTCATCGCTGCCACGATTTTCCCGCCGACAATATTGACGCGAATATCGCGCCCGCGGCTTTCTGAGATGAATTCCTGGAAGACGTAATCGATGCCAGACAGGCTTTCGACTTTCTCGTAAAACTGCTTTTCGGTTTCGATCAAATACACTTTCATGCCGAACGAGCCGTGCCCTTCCTTGATGATCATCGGCAAGCCAAGCTGATTTAAGACGCCTTCATAATAACCCGAACCTTGGATGGAGAAATTCGGATACACTTTCGGCGCGACGATTGTTTTTGGCATCGGGATTTGCCGTTCAGACAGCCGCAAGTATTGTGTGGCCTTATTGTCACACAAGTCGATGATGGCGGGATCGTTATAAACCGGCACGCCTCGGCTTTTGAGGAAATAGCCGAGCAGGATGTCTTTGTCGAGCAACACCGCAAAGTCCGGAAACTTCTGTTGTTCAGACAGCGACATTTGAATTTCGTAGTTTTTTTTGATGTCCACTTGGATTCCTTGGCGCTTGGCAGCTTCTGCCATCAATTGCGCTTGGTCTTGAAATTTATCGGAAACGAGACTTCCGTTATAGATCACCCAACAACTCAGCATTTCCATTCCACCTTCATGATATACTCATACGTAAAAAGTGTATCACGTTTACTTAAGGAAAGAGGTTTTTATTCATGATTACAGGGCTCGACCACTATAAAGAAAAATGGGGCATTCGGTCGGACGCTGCCATTCAACCTGGACTCGAAGCAATGGAATCGGCTTTAGCCGAACTAGGGCATCCTCATCACGGGTTGCCATTTATCCACATTGCCGGAACCAATGGCAAAGGCTCGACAGCGGCTTTCATCTCATCTATCCTCATGGCTCACGGCAAACGGGTCGGTAATTTCTTCTCGCCTGCAATTGAAGATGTTCATGACCAGATTCAAATCAACCGGCAGCCAGTTGGCGAGAAAGAATTTGATGTGGCGATGAAGCAGCTTGCGGCAGTGAAAACACCGCTGACGGATTTTGAATTGCTGACGGTGGCGGCAATTCTTATGTTGAAAGAACAATCTCCAGATTACATCATCATGGAGGCGGGGATGGGGGGCAGGTTTGACAGCACCAATATCATCGAGCCGCTTGTCAGTATCATCACAAGCATTTCCAAAGAACACACAGCCTTTCTCGGCGACACGATTGAAGAAATCGCTTGGCATAAAGCGGGCATCATCAAACAAGGCAAACCAGTCGTTATCGGTGAATTACCGGAATCAGCGCATGAGCAAGTAAAAAAAATTGCAGAAGACAAAAATGCTCTTGTCTTCACAGTGCAGCCGTACAAAGGCTCGTTAACATTGAAAGGAGCCCATCAGGAAGTCAATGCGTCACTGGCATGGACAGCTGTAAAGCAATTACTCGGGGAATCCTTTATAGAAGAAAAAGCGGTTTCCGGTTTGGCGCAAGCAGCCATTCCCTTCCGGTTTGAGGAAGTATATCCAGGTGTCATTTTTGACGGTGCGCATAACGAGGCGAGCATCAATGCGCTTGTTGAAACCATCAAGGAAAATTACCCAAATAAAAAAATTCATATTGTGATGGGCTTAATTCAAGGAAAGGACTATTTATCCATTTTAAAATCTCTGGAAAATATCGCCATCCGTTTCACGTTTATAGATTTTAAAGATGAGCGTGCCATGCCGGCAAAAATTTTATTTTCAGAAAATATAAGTAAAATAAAGACAATTCAAAATGAATATGATATATTACCTGTACACGAAGAAGTAGAAGTGACAATAGTCACAGGTTCTCTGTACCTACTGAGTCTCTTGAAACAACAAAATTATGAAATGTTCCGGCTGTATAACTAGCCATTGATCGGGAAACGGGTCAATCCGTGAGCATAGCGAGGGAGAAAAGCGATGGATCCAATAACCAAAAGAACGCGAATCCTATGGACAGCTTGGTTGTTCGTAGTGCCGCCAGGTCTTTACCTTATCTATCAATATTACCCGCCTCCTGCCATGGAACTGACCGACGTTTTAGCTTATTTAGCCTTTTTTGTGCTGGCTTGTTTATTCCCGATGAATATCAGTGGGGTGCCTACCTATCTCGTCCAGTGGCTGACGGTGGCGGTTTTCTTGAAATACGGAATCTTCACAGAAGTCATTCTGTCTCAAGTAGCGATGATTATCGTGATCTTGAGGCTACGCACTTCCGAGAATCTGTCGGCACGATTTCCCTTTAATTCCATCATGTTCTTTGCCGTCTCGGCGATTGCCGGATTACTGTTCCTGTTTGCCGGCGGTGAGATCGGTTCCTTGAGTCTGGCTCACGTCATTGTATTTGGCTTGCTATTCCAGACTGTCTCTTTTGTCTCCAATCAACTGATTCTCTACGGTTATATCCGGATTCTCGGCGAACATAAAAACTTTTTCTCGCTCGATACGATTTGGGATTTCACCATTGCCTTTTTAGTGTTTCCGTTTTCAATCGCCCTTTATATGTCAGAAGCCTATTTCGGGTTGGCGGCTTTGTTATTGCTAGGCATCCCGTTTTTTACAATGACCGCTGTCATTCACATGTACACTAATTCCGAGAAGGTTAATAACGATTTGAAGAAAGCGGGAGAAATCGGCCACCAATTGGCTGCTCGGCTGTCTTCAGATGAAGTGCTCGATCAATTCGTCATCCAAGTCGCAGAGCTTTTCAAAGTGGACTATGCCTATGTCATTGACTATCACAAAGGGCAATTGTTAATGTTGAGAACCTATGAAGACAAAGAATTTAAATCGCTCGATGCAAAACCCGTCAATTGCGATCAAGGGATAGCGGGCAAAGCGATTATTGAAAACGATTCCTTTATGTTCAGCAGAAAATCCCAGTGGAAAGACATTCAAAGCGATCATATCAACCCAGAGTCAGAGAGCCTCATGGCGATGCCGATTTCACGCAATAATAAAATTGAAGGGGTTCTGGTTCTCGCGGCTCGCAGAAAGCATGCGTTTCTTCATCACCAGCTTCAAATTCTCGATATCTTAAGCACCTATTTCGCTGTATCACTGGAAAAAGCGGTACTCGTCCAAAACGCAATCGCCAAGAGTGAACGCTGCGGGCTCACTAAGCTATACAATTACCGCTACTTGGACGAAGCAATTGGTAAATGCATGGACCAGGTCAATAAAGGTGAACTAAAAAGTTTATCCGTCATCATGATGGACATCGATTACTTCAAATCCATCAACGACAAATATGGCCATCAAAGCGGCAATGAAATCTTGATAGCCTTGGCAAATTTATTGACAGAGATGATCGGTGACGAAGGCACAGTCGCACGATATGGGGGAGAAGAGTTCGTCATCTTGCTTCCAAGCTATAGCAAAGAACTGGCTATGCTGCTCGCTGAGAACATTCGCAAAGAAATTAAAAGCCACGAATTTCTCGTGCAAAGTGACCTCGACGACAATCGCGGGACTGTTAGTATCCACATCACCATGAGCATCGGCGTTTCATCCGCACCAGATGATAGTGACGATGCCATGGCGATGATCCGCAACGCCGACCGTGCTCTGTATATCGGGGCGAAGCAGGCGGGGCGGAATAAAGTGGCGGCGTATTCGAAATAGAATAAAAAGAAAGCCCAAGTTCAGAGGTGAACTTGGGCTTTCTTAAAGTTACGGAGCATCATAGCTTCGTTCTAGTTCTACTGGAGGAGAGATATTATTAATCCATGGCTCAGTATCAATATCCAACTTTGAAAAATTTTTAATTATATCTTGATCGTATATAATGTTTAATCTGGAAAGTGCTTTTGACATCTTAAGTTGTTCGTTACTCGAGTAGTACTTTTTGCCATCTCCTCTTAGTGCATTGAGAGTGATTCTTCTAGCTGAAATGCCTCCCTCGATTCTAATATTCGATCCTACACCATATATCTCCATAGCTTGTTCGCTATAAAAATAACCTTTAATCCGACTAGGATTGGGCTTGTCTACAGAGTTATTTGAGAGATTAATATTTCCTTTAGCAAAAATGATTAAAGAACCTGTGCGATCATCATATGGAATACCATATATTTCAGATTCTGTGATAGTAACATCACCCTCGACGTAAAAAATCACGTCACTTTCAAGATGAGCGTTTTCAATTTTTAAATCTCCATTAACGTATACGATGCCTTTAATTTTAGATGGATACTCCTCAGTTGAATTTTTTATGTACATATTCTCTTCTATATACGCACCTTCTTTGAAAGTTGTATTTGTTGAATAAAGCACAAGACTCCCGCGGGTGCCAAATTTATTAAAGTTATTTTTTCCGGATCCGTAAAAGCTGCCGTCATAGTCTAGTTCAATCTCTTTATTTTTGTTGTTACACCTTCTAATACATTTTTCTTCAACTAAATACACGTCACCAGCGTTATCTAAATTACTGAAAGCTCTATCATCACCTACGTCATATATATTTGTCGCGGTTGGTTTAATATGTACTTTACTTAATTGACTTTTGAAATTAATAGGATCTACGTTTACTAATTTATTAGTATTTAAGGGGGCCTGTTTATCAAAGAAAAGATTTTCTTCAGTTATTAAATTCCCGTTATACTTACTCCCGACTTTAGTGTAGTACCAATTATCCTTGTCTAAGAATGTGGAGTTCAAATGTTTATCGTAATTAAATACACTGTTTTGGGTAGTGCCATTAAAAATAGCATTAAACTTGTACATGCTACCACCAAGAAATAGTTTTCCTTTTTTCCCCGAACTAACAGCTGAAATTTGAGGGAAAACACTAGCTTGCGAATAATCACTGTAGCCAACAATCCAATAATTTGAAGTTCTTCTAATACCGTAGTCGGATACAATTAAATTTCCATCAACTTTCAGATCGCCTTCGATTGAAGAACCCCCATTTAAAAACAAATTACCTTCACCTGGAACTATAGGAAAGCGATTAGGATCATCCAAGTCAACAAAGTCACTTTTCGCTTTGTAGGCGCCAACTGCATAATTCAATACTTCCGGATATTGCGTTGATCCGATATTATATGTTGTATAAAGAGTTTCTGATTTGTCATCTGAAGTACCGATGCTTTTGAAAGTAATGTTCTTTCTTAAATACTTTTGGGTAGAATTTACAACAAGTAGGCTATCTAGGTCGTCAACAGACTTTGATATACAGACTGTATAATCTGTTCCGGCTCCAGGGTTCGCTTCTCCAGTTAAAGGCATACCGCCAATGCACTTGTATTTATCTACTACATTATTCAGTTTGTTTACATAGTCAGCTGCTGAAATTCCGTTTGCAGAAATAGACTGATTTAACTCGGTGGTTATTTGGGAGGTAATTAACTCAATACCTTTATCAGCTAAATCGGAAGACTGTATGACCTTTTCCCGAGTTTCGTTTTTCTGAGTACCATTAATTGTCATCGCCATCAAACTGGCGCCGAGGATAGAAAATAAAAGTACAAGCATTAAGGTTAATAGCAAAGAATATCCTGTTTCACTGTTTAGTATCTTCATCGTTTAGTCTCCTCCACCATTAATTACCTGTACAGTATTTTCAAAATCCATTGTATGCTCTTGCTTCCCCTTTAAAGTCTTCAATGTGAATTTAACTTTGTATTCCGTGTTGTCTTTTTCTTCTGTAATTAAATTATAAAGTTCACCATTACAATCATTTTCTAGAAGAGTAACTGAATTATTGTGAAAATGAACCGGCTGGTCTTTTACAATCACTTCTCCGTCTTTAAATCCAGTGTTGTATTGTTCAATTACTTCTTCGGAATTAATAGGGTTACGTTTAGTTATTTTCATTAATGTGGTGGAGGAAGCGTCTAAACAAATAGATCCCATTTCTATTTCTTCACCTTTCAGAACAAACATATCCTTAATAAAACTAGACATGATTAAATCTGCTTCATCACGCAATTCTGCTTCTGCCTGTATCCTTTGATAATTGGAATAGCCCTGGGAAAGAACTGAGTATGAGAGTGAAGCGACAATGCTAACAATGACTAACGTAGCTAAGAGTTCGACTAGTGTAATGCCCTTTGAGTTATTAATCTTTGCTAACATCGGAAATGTACCCCTCCACGCTGCTTGACATATTAGAGTCAACGGCAGTTACTATTACTACTACATTAATTAAAGATAAACTGCATTCGTCTAAATCCTGATAAGTATTTACTTCAATTCTGTAATCTTTTTCGTTGATATTGTAAATGAAAGAGGGCATTTCTTTACTGTTACATTTATCTGCCGTAGGAAATTCAATATATTCATCAGCTTGTACTTTGACTCTCTCTAAATAAGCATCTGCCAAATTGATCACCACTAGTTTCTCGCTGTTGCTGACAGCGAGTTTATTTGTATTGGAGAAGATTGCCATAAAACTCATTAGGACAATGGAGATAATGACGAGGGATGCTAAAACCTCCACTAGTGTAAAACCATTTTCGTTTTCCATACTTCACCCCTCACAATCTCTTTCTGCAAAATAAATCTTTATAAGTGTTTGAAAATACCCGATATCTTACTGAATCCTCATTAGTAATCTGATTTCATGACATAAAACGACGAGAAAATGAAAATAAAAAGACCTTTCAAACTTTCAAATGGGGTCTTAATAAATAATAATACCTACTTTTATTTATAACATTTATCTTGTATGATAGCTATAGAAACGTGGGAGTGTAATACTAATAAGGTGGATTTTTTTTACAATTAAAGAATGATAAATTCTTATTAATAGATTGACTATGATAATCATTACTTTCATATCAAAATTAGTATTGAATTTCGGGTCGACAGATAAGACTCTCTTCACAAATGCCTATTTTTGAAGTAATAGCCTTGTGAGACAAGAGTGTAACCAAAAAGAGGGGGATTATATATGGTTCGTTTATTAATTTTGATCATGCTCGGAAGTGTTGCGCTGGCAATAGCTCATTTTTTCTTTAAGTCCATACCGATGAGTAAAAAAATAATAACGGTTGGAGGGGGACTGATCGCTGCTATGGCAGCGGTCGCGTTGCAAGGGAACTATCCGTTCTATATGCCATTGATTGCCATCGTTGGAGTGGCTCTACTGGTAACATTAGTTTATGTGAAGTTAGAGGAGAAACGGCAACTTGAAAAGCAACGGTATGTTAAAGAAAGAAAGGGAAGAGTTGCTGCAGCATCTTCGTCAAAAAATACAACAGAAAATAGTTTTAGCATGAGCCCAGTTGAAACGGGTAAGGGGGAGCAATAACTTGGATAATAAAGTATTTGGTTTGACGTTTGTGACAGTTCTGGCTTCTGCGATGGTTTTTTTCGGAATAGCCAATGCCGGTTCATATGCGGTTGATAATTTGTTGTTCTCCTCTGAAGAGTACGGTGACAATACATATATAGGCACTACAGATGTTTCAAATATGGAAGTGGCAAGTGCAGTTTCGACTGTCTCGAGCAGTTTCGATTCTTGGAAACAGAACGCTGCATTGTTCGTTCGTTTTCAAGATGCTACCGCAGAGTATCCTCTTAAACATGCGGAAGCTCTAGTGGAAGAAACAACATCACAAGCACAAAGCGGTCAGCAAAATAATGTTGTCATTAATTTGCCGGAAGCAAAAACGCGTTCGTTTTTGGAATCGAATTTCCCAGAAGTGGCTTTTTCTGAAACCGATACCCAAAGCATTACATCGATACTGGAGCAGGCACTGGCAGCTGGGCAGACAGAAACCCGGGTAGATATCAGTGACGATTCGTTGACGGTTGAAAAAGTTATCGTCTCTGAAACGAGCTTTCCACATGATTTAGAAAGCGACGGGGCGGACTTGGTCATCGAAGAGTTGGATGGCATGCAGATAGCGCCCGAATCGCAATTCTCATTATTGGCCGTCTTAGCTGAGCTGAATGCATGGGACATTACGGATGAGGAATTGACGGAAATTGCTTCTGTTGTTTATTCGACCGTATTGAAGACGAATTTATTGATTGATGAGCGCAGCATCGGTGCTACGCAGCCGGCGTCAATTCCACTTGGTTTTGAAGCAACTATCAGCCAAGATCTTGCAATCGATCTGGCGTTCACCAACCCGAACCATAATACCTTTACATTGAATGTCGATAAAGCTGGCGAAATGATTACTGCTTCACTCACTGCTTTGCCTTTTGTTTACGATTACTCGGTTCAAACGGGCGGCGAAACAGAAATCGAGCCGCGCTTGATCAAACAATATAGCGCGTTTGTATCTTCTGGTACATCGGTTAAAGAAGATGGTGCTGATGGCGCGCGCATCGAAGTCAGCCGTGCCGTCTTCGATGACAATGAGGAACTAGAGGTTGAACCGGTGTCAACCGACTTTTATCCGCCTATTCATCGGGTAGAAGTCTATCCGCTCGAAACTCCGGAAGCAGCATCGCCAGGGGATGCAACTGATCCAGCCGGTGAAGATGCAGGAAACCCTGATGCCGATCAAGGACAAGGCGATTTGATTGTTGAAGATCCGGAAAACCCAGGATTTGACCTGGATGGCTATCCGATCATATTTGATGAAAATGGTGACATTGTCCAAAACGGCCAAAATGATAGCGGTTCAGATGCAGGCAGTGACAGTGGCAATGCAAATAGCAATGAAGAAAACGGCGACGAACAATCAGATGAACCTGTTTACGATAAATCCGGCAAGTTGATCAACCCTTAAATGGTCTAGGAGGAATTAGTTTGGCGATCATCCGCAAAAGATTAGGCGATATATTGATCGAACAAGGTCTGTTGACCGAAGAAGATCTTCAATTGACGCTGAAAGAGAAAAAAGATGACCAAAAATTAGGGGATGCTTTACTTTCCCGTGCACTGATTACCGAGCAACAATTGATTGAAACACTTGAAGTCCAGTTGAACATTCCGCACGTGACCTTGTTCCGTTATCCGTTCGATCCGAAACTCTTCAATGTAGTGCCGAAGGAATTTGCCAAGCGCAATTTGCTGGTGCCCTTGAAGGTCGAAAGCGATAAACTGTTTATCGCCATGAGCGACCCGATGGATTTCATCACGATTGATGATCTCCGGTTGACAACTGGTTTTCAGGTTGAACCAGCGATTGCCTCACGAGACGATATTTTAAAAACCATTGCGAAATATTACGAAGAAGAATCTTACGATGAATTATTAGGCGAACTGCCAGAGGTTTCACAAGAACAGAAAGAAGAGCTCAATGACAACGATGCTCCGATTGTTCGGCTCGTCAACCAGATTCTCTCCAGTGCAGTTTCCTTAAAAGCGAGCGATGTCCATTTTGATCCGCAGGAAGGCCAGATCCTTGTCCGCTACCGTATCGACGGGACGCTGCGGACAGAGCGCACATTGCCGAAAATGATGCAGCAAATGGTGACTGCGCGCATTAAAATCTTGGCAAACTTGGACATTACCGAAAGCCGGGTTCCACAGGATGGGCGTATTAAGACTAATGTTGATTTTCGCCCGATCGATTTGCGTGTATCCTCTTTACCTACTGTTTATGGAGAAAAAATCGTCATGCGAATTCTCGATTTAAGCAACAACTTGACTGATATTTCAAAACTAGGTTTCAGCGAGTTGAATATGAAGCGTTTCATGCGCGAAATCGAGAAACCGAACGGAATCGTTTTAATCTCCGGCCCGACTGGTTCGGGTAAATCGTCCACTTTATACGCAGCACTCAGTAAGTTGAATGATGAAGCGGTTAATATCATCACCGTGGAAGATCCGGTGGAATATCAGTTGCAAGGGATTAACCAGATTCAAGTAAACACCAATGTTGGTCTGACCTTTGCCGCGGGATTGCGCTCCATTCTTCGACAGGACCCAGACATCGTCATGGTAGGGGAGATTCGGGACAAAGAAACCGCTGATATTTCCATTCGCGCCTCTTTGACTGGCCACTTGGTTCTCAGCACAATCCATAC
This is a stretch of genomic DNA from Planococcus maritimus. It encodes these proteins:
- a CDS encoding type IV pilus modification PilV family protein, with the translated sequence MENENGFTLVEVLASLVIISIVLMSFMAIFSNTNKLAVSNSEKLVVINLADAYLERVKVQADEYIEFPTADKCNSKEMPSFIYNINEKDYRIEVNTYQDLDECSLSLINVVVIVTAVDSNMSSSVEGYISDVSKD
- a CDS encoding GspE/PulE family protein, whose amino-acid sequence is MAIIRKRLGDILIEQGLLTEEDLQLTLKEKKDDQKLGDALLSRALITEQQLIETLEVQLNIPHVTLFRYPFDPKLFNVVPKEFAKRNLLVPLKVESDKLFIAMSDPMDFITIDDLRLTTGFQVEPAIASRDDILKTIAKYYEEESYDELLGELPEVSQEQKEELNDNDAPIVRLVNQILSSAVSLKASDVHFDPQEGQILVRYRIDGTLRTERTLPKMMQQMVTARIKILANLDITESRVPQDGRIKTNVDFRPIDLRVSSLPTVYGEKIVMRILDLSNNLTDISKLGFSELNMKRFMREIEKPNGIVLISGPTGSGKSSTLYAALSKLNDEAVNIITVEDPVEYQLQGINQIQVNTNVGLTFAAGLRSILRQDPDIVMVGEIRDKETADISIRASLTGHLVLSTIHTNDSIASVTRLMDMGVEPFLVTASLNAVVAQRLVRKVCRDCRELQDPTVREKEIFHKRGLTIDTIARGKGCSQCNMTGYRGRMAIHEVLVVDEEIKEVINRSGTAAEIRKIAVKNNTIFLIDDGLMKVQERLTTTEEILRVATIAE
- a CDS encoding PulJ/GspJ family protein: MLAKINNSKGITLVELLATLVIVSIVASLSYSVLSQGYSNYQRIQAEAELRDEADLIMSSFIKDMFVLKGEEIEMGSICLDASSTTLMKITKRNPINSEEVIEQYNTGFKDGEVIVKDQPVHFHNNSVTLLENDCNGELYNLITEEKDNTEYKVKFTLKTLKGKQEHTMDFENTVQVINGGGD
- a CDS encoding VanW family protein, whose product is MDNKVFGLTFVTVLASAMVFFGIANAGSYAVDNLLFSSEEYGDNTYIGTTDVSNMEVASAVSTVSSSFDSWKQNAALFVRFQDATAEYPLKHAEALVEETTSQAQSGQQNNVVINLPEAKTRSFLESNFPEVAFSETDTQSITSILEQALAAGQTETRVDISDDSLTVEKVIVSETSFPHDLESDGADLVIEELDGMQIAPESQFSLLAVLAELNAWDITDEELTEIASVVYSTVLKTNLLIDERSIGATQPASIPLGFEATISQDLAIDLAFTNPNHNTFTLNVDKAGEMITASLTALPFVYDYSVQTGGETEIEPRLIKQYSAFVSSGTSVKEDGADGARIEVSRAVFDDNEELEVEPVSTDFYPPIHRVEVYPLETPEAASPGDATDPAGEDAGNPDADQGQGDLIVEDPENPGFDLDGYPIIFDENGDIVQNGQNDSGSDAGSDSGNANSNEENGDEQSDEPVYDKSGKLINP
- a CDS encoding ATP-grasp domain-containing protein, encoding MLSCWVIYNGSLVSDKFQDQAQLMAEAAKRQGIQVDIKKNYEIQMSLSEQQKFPDFAVLLDKDILLGYFLKSRGVPVYNDPAIIDLCDNKATQYLRLSERQIPMPKTIVAPKVYPNFSIQGSGYYEGVLNQLGLPMIIKEGHGSFGMKVYLIETEKQFYEKVESLSGIDYVFQEFISESRGRDIRVNIVGGKIVAAMKRQSDTDFRANITNGGRAFPVELTSEQQQLALNAAQAVGAVFAGVDLLYGPNDETLVCEVNAAAHIRNILNVTGINVGDAMIRYIVEDLS
- a CDS encoding bifunctional folylpolyglutamate synthase/dihydrofolate synthase, with translation MITGLDHYKEKWGIRSDAAIQPGLEAMESALAELGHPHHGLPFIHIAGTNGKGSTAAFISSILMAHGKRVGNFFSPAIEDVHDQIQINRQPVGEKEFDVAMKQLAAVKTPLTDFELLTVAAILMLKEQSPDYIIMEAGMGGRFDSTNIIEPLVSIITSISKEHTAFLGDTIEEIAWHKAGIIKQGKPVVIGELPESAHEQVKKIAEDKNALVFTVQPYKGSLTLKGAHQEVNASLAWTAVKQLLGESFIEEKAVSGLAQAAIPFRFEEVYPGVIFDGAHNEASINALVETIKENYPNKKIHIVMGLIQGKDYLSILKSLENIAIRFTFIDFKDERAMPAKILFSENISKIKTIQNEYDILPVHEEVEVTIVTGSLYLLSLLKQQNYEMFRLYN
- a CDS encoding sensor domain-containing diguanylate cyclase — its product is MDPITKRTRILWTAWLFVVPPGLYLIYQYYPPPAMELTDVLAYLAFFVLACLFPMNISGVPTYLVQWLTVAVFLKYGIFTEVILSQVAMIIVILRLRTSENLSARFPFNSIMFFAVSAIAGLLFLFAGGEIGSLSLAHVIVFGLLFQTVSFVSNQLILYGYIRILGEHKNFFSLDTIWDFTIAFLVFPFSIALYMSEAYFGLAALLLLGIPFFTMTAVIHMYTNSEKVNNDLKKAGEIGHQLAARLSSDEVLDQFVIQVAELFKVDYAYVIDYHKGQLLMLRTYEDKEFKSLDAKPVNCDQGIAGKAIIENDSFMFSRKSQWKDIQSDHINPESESLMAMPISRNNKIEGVLVLAARRKHAFLHHQLQILDILSTYFAVSLEKAVLVQNAIAKSERCGLTKLYNYRYLDEAIGKCMDQVNKGELKSLSVIMMDIDYFKSINDKYGHQSGNEILIALANLLTEMIGDEGTVARYGGEEFVILLPSYSKELAMLLAENIRKEIKSHEFLVQSDLDDNRGTVSIHITMSIGVSSAPDDSDDAMAMIRNADRALYIGAKQAGRNKVAAYSK
- a CDS encoding ATP-grasp domain-containing protein, which codes for MIALYETASAQHNMAWIDDLKRFYPIELLTWDDWSESGLKELLKRMHGQSVFFRVRKPNAARFLEDHGVRLINRAEVNRIANDKWQSYQLLQLLGVPVIPTQKTPLAVPYIAKTADGHGGQEVWLVESPQDQPDTNTPLLYQPVVPHIADVRAYVIGKEIVGAVKRSATDSFKANYSLGATVERFELSASQRQDIKKIAEALKSDYLGIDFLLLEDGRHLFNEIEDPVGARSFYQTHGDNIAELLARHFTKLDQNYPFREYDRN